The Musa acuminata AAA Group cultivar baxijiao chromosome BXJ1-3, Cavendish_Baxijiao_AAA, whole genome shotgun sequence genome window below encodes:
- the LOC103978906 gene encoding glutamate--tRNA ligase, cytoplasmic, with protein sequence MEPSVAFAADSPPLSVIAAARVAGVALSTDPSLPSGSDPVLRLASGETLQGTNSLLRYIGQFAALPNFFGQDAFEEEQINKWLKFSSTFLSGSEFENACAHVDGHLTFRTLLVGFNLSIADIAIWSALAGTGQRWESLRKSKRYQNLVRWFNSILTEHGDALNEVTAAYVGKRGLGKFPVGNTKGIVSSGSSKETNVRSLPKETAGGFEVDLPGAKVGDVCLRFAPEPSGYLHIGHSKAALLNKYFAERYQGRLIIRFDDTNPSKESNEFVDNVLKDIETMGIKSEKVTYTSDYFEDLMKMAEKLILEGKAYVDDTPREQMQKERMDGIESRCRNNSVDVNLALWKEMIAGSERGLQCCVRGKLDMQDPNKSLRDPVYYRCNLVSHHRIGSKYKVYPTYDFACPYVDSIEGITHALRSSEYHDRNAQYYRILEDMGLRNVQIYEFSRLNMVYTLLSKRKLLWFVQNGKVDGWDDPRFPTIQGIVRRGLKVEALVQFILQQGASKNLNLMEWDKLWTINKKIIDPICPRHTAVLEERRVILILENGPEKPFVRIVPRHKKYEPAGQKATTYTKRIWLDYADASSITEGEEVTLMDWGNAIVKEIKKEDGIITQLVGVLHPEGSVKATKLKLTWLPEIEELVHLALVEFDYLIKKKKLEEGEDFLDNLNPCTRWEIPALGDANMRNLKQGEVIQLERKGYYRCDVPFLRPSKPIVLFAIPDGRQQTS encoded by the exons ATGGAGCCGAGCGTGGCGTTCGCCGCCGACAGCCCGCCGTTGTCCGTCATCGCCGCTGCGAGAGTCGCCGGCGTCGCTCTCTCGACGGACCCCTCCCTCCCTTCCGGCTCCGACCCCGTCCTCCGCCTCGCGTCCGG AGAGACCTTGCAGGGTACTAACTCTCTCCTGCGCTATATTGGGCAATTTGCAGCTCTTCCTAATTTCTTTGGGCAGGATGCATttgaagaagagcag ATTAATAAATGGCTCAAGTTTTCTTCAACCTTTCTATCAGGCTCTGAATTTGAGAATGCTTGTGCGCATGTTGATGGACATCTAACTTTCCGAACCttgttggtcggttttaatttgtccATTGCTGACATTGCAATATGGTCTGCTCTTGCAG GCACTGGGCAGAGGTGGGAAAGCCTTAGAAAATCTAAAAGGTATCAAAATTTAGTTCGTTGGTTCAATTCCATATTAACAGAACATGGAGATGCTCTGAATGAAGTCACTGCTGCATATGTTGGGAAAAGAGGATTAGGTAAGTTTCCTGTAGGTAACACTAAGGGAATAGTAAGCAGTGGCAGTTCCAAAGAAACAAATGTGCGGTCTCTGCCAAAGGAAACTGCTGGTGGCTTTGAAGTAGATCTTCCTGGTGCAAAAGTTGGGGATGTGTGCTTGCGGTTTGCCCCAGAGCCTAGTGGGTATCTCCACATTGGGCACTCAAAGGCAGCTCTGCTGAACAAGTACTTTGCTGAGAGATACCAAGGACGGCTAATAATTCGCTTTGATGACACAAACCCATCAAAAGAAAGTAATGAGTTTGTTGATAATGTGCTGAAAGACATTGAGACAATGGGCATCAAGTCTGAAAAGGTTACTTACACATCAGATTACTTTGAGGATTTGATGAAAATGGCTGAAAAGTTGATATTGGAAGGAAAAGCTTATGTTGATGATACACCAAGGGAGCAGATGCAAAAGGAGAGGATGGATGGGATTGAGTCAAGATGTCGGAACAACTCTGTTGATGTGAATCTTGCGTTGTGGAAAGAGATGATTGCCGGGTCTGAGAGAGGTCTGCAATGTTGTGTAAGGGGTAAGCTGGACATGCAGGATCCTAATAAGTCCCTTCGAGATCCTGTTTATTATCGCTGCAACCTGGTTTCTCACCACCGTATCGGGTCTAAGTATAAGGTCTATCCGACATATGACTTTGCTTGTCCATATGTTGATTCTATTGAGGGCATTACCCATGCTCTTCGATCAAGTGAATATCATGATCGCAATGCACAGTATTACCGTATTCTTGAGGATATGGGCCTGCGAAATGTCCAAATATATGAGTTTAGCCGATTGAATATGGTATATACACTTCTTAGCAAGAGAAAACTTCTTTGGTTTGTCCAAAATGGTAAAGTCGATGGATGGGATGATCCTCGCTTCCCAACCATCCAGGGCATTGTACGTAGAGGCTTGAAGGTTGAGGCACTAGTACAATTCATTCTTCAACAG GGTGCTTCTAAGAACCTGAACCTAATGGAATGGGACAAATTGTGGACCATCAATAAGAAGATAATTGATCCCATATGTCCAAGGCATACAGCTGTCCTTGAGGAACGACGTGTAATATTAATCCTTGAAAATGGGCCCGAGAAGCCCTTTGTTAGGATTGTGCCTAGGCATAAGAAATATGAACCTGCTGGCCAAAAGGCTACAACGTATACAAAGAGAATATGGTTAGACTATGCTGATGCTTCATCAATTACAGAGGGTGAAGAGGTCACGTTAATGGACTGGGGAAATGCTATtgtaaaagaaatcaagaaagaagATGGAATTATAACCCAATTGGTTGGTGTTCTCCATCCTGAAGGTTCTGTTAAAGCAACAAAATTGAAGCTTACATGGCTTCCTGAAATTGAGGAGTTGGTTCATCTTGCACTGGTTGAATTTGACTACctaataaagaagaagaag